The Pleuronectes platessa chromosome 13, fPlePla1.1, whole genome shotgun sequence genome includes a window with the following:
- the zmynd11 gene encoding zinc finger MYND domain-containing protein 11 isoform X6, whose translation MNKEIMSRVVKKRQADPKVVQYVWASIEVIRNQKQIANMDRISKYLSRVYSMHPKETARQLSLAVKDGLVVETLTVGCKGSKAGIEQEGYWLPGEEMPSQFPMNQPEPKAEGSKDWEAESHDWYCFECHLPGDILTCDNCFRVYHLKCLSDECKPRDGGSHWQCVACRGSKKKNLNKQDMCKYLRFIVQRMKERAVDLNKKGKDIKHPMYRRLIHTALDVSNIQENLSEGKYKNFDEFKADAQLIVHNTSILYGVHSDQAEIARLLFSDTCHELNELLLCKNCFYLSNARPDNWFCYPCSPSHDLVWAKMKGFGYWPAKVLQREDNQVDVRFFGHQHQRAWIPADNIQDIKVSVQQLQVKRSSGWKKACEELEVYQRFLREGRYWKTKMEESSLPHHQQSQSQQQQPLQEVEEEEEDDVVEEEEEEEGGGGGGGGAGGAARPDRPDRPDRPQRTDEAESSISSTSNEQVRHLKGSQEPKAKKSRRSQMVEPKEEASVSLFVNNPTDPEPEMEAVSSSQEIPVSSAPQQPEKLSVSTQTKKASGGSPRTLHRGTQTSSDGACQNMCHEKYTKVFNDVKEMMKADNKRETERVVREALEKLRAEMEEEKRQAVTKAVAGSQAEMERKCKQVKEKCKEELVEEVKKLVAQHKQLISQTKKKQWCYNCEEEAMYHCCWNTSYCSIKCQQEHWHADHKRTCRRKR comes from the exons ATGAATAAGGAAATCATGTCACGTGTGGTGAAGAAGAGGCAGGCAGACCCCAAGGTGGTCCAGTATGTGTGGGCGTCCATTGAGGTCATCCGCAACCAGAAACAAATCGCAAATATGGACAGGATCTCCAA GTACCTGAGTCGTGTTTATAGTATGCACCCTAAGGAGACAGCCAGACAGCTGAGCCTGGCGGTTAAGGACGGCCTGGTGGTCGAGACCCTCACGGTTGGTTGCAAGGGCTCAAAAGCCGGCATTGAGCAGGAAGGCTACTGGCTACCGGGGGAGGAAATGCCAAGTCAATTCCCAATGAATCAG CCGGAGCCGAAAGCCGAGGGAAGCAAG GACTGGGAGGCAGAAAGCCACGACTGGTACTGCTTCGAGTGTCACCTACCGGGCGACATCCTCACGTGTGACAACTGCTTCCGAGTCTATCATCTCAAGTGTCTGTCGGACGAGTGCAAGCCCAGAGATGGAGGATCTCACTGGCAGTGCGTCGCCTGCAGG gGCAGTAAAAAGAAGAACCTGAACAAACAGGACATGTGTAAATACCTGCGTTTCATCGTCCAGCGTATGAAGGAGCGG GCAGTGGACCTGAACAAGAAAGGCAAAGACATTAAACATCCCATGTACAGACGGCTGATCCACACTGCACTGGACGTGTCCAACATCCAAGAG AACCTGTCTGAGGGAAAGTATAAGAACTTTGATGAGTTCAAAGCAGACGCTCAGCTGATTGTTCACAACACTTCCATCTTGTATGGAG TTCACAGCGACCAGGCAGAGATCGCCCGGTTGCTCTTCAGCGACACATGTCACGAG TTGAACGAGTTGTTGTTGTGTAAGAACTGCTTCTACCTGTCGAACGCCCGGCCCGACAACTGGTTCTGTTACCCCTGT AGCCCCAGTCATGACCTGGTCTGGGCGAAGATGAAGGGTTTTGGCTACTGGCCGGCCAAAGTCCTGCAGCGGGAGGACAACCAGGTGGACGTGCGCTTCTTCGGACACCAGCACCAGAG AGCCTGGATTCCTGCAGACAACATACAGGACATCAAGGTGAgtgtccagcagctgcaggtgaagCGCAGCAGTGGTTGGAAGAAGGCTTGCGAGGAGCTTGAGGTCTACCAGCGTTTCCTGAGGGAGGGACGCTactggaaaacaaagatggaggaaaGCAGCCTGCCGCACCATCAACAGAGCcagagccagcagcagcagccactgcaggaagtggaggaggaggaagaggacgatgtggtggaggaggaggaagaggaggagggtggtggtggtggtggtggtggcgctGGTGGAGCCGCGAGACCAGACAGACCAGACAGACCAGACAGACCACAGCGGACAGACGAAGCCGAGTCGAGCATCTCGTCCACGAGCAACGAGCAGGTCCGACAT ctcaagGGCAGTCAGGAGCCCAAGGCGAAGAAGAGTCGTCGGTCTCAAATGGTTGAGCCCAAAGAGGAAGCCAGTGTAAGTTTGTTTGTCAACAATCCAACG gacCCGGAGCCCGAGATGGAGGCGGTGAGCTCCAGCCAGGAGATCCCCGTGTCCTCGGCGCCGCAGCAGCCGGAGAAGCTGTCGGTGTCGACTCAGACCAAGAAGGCCAGCGGGGGGTCGCCGCGCACTCTGCACCGCGGCACCCAGACCAGCAGCGACGGCGCCTGCCAGAACATGTGCCACGAGAAATACACCAAGGTCTTCAACGACGTGAAGGAGATGATGAAGGCCGACAACAAGAGGGAAACGGAGAGGGTCGTCCGAGAAGCTCTGGAAAAG CTCCgtgcagagatggaggaggagaagcgtcaGGCGGTGACGAAGGCGGTGGCCGGATCTCAAgcggagatggagaggaagtgtaagcaggtgaaggagaagtgtaaagaggagctggtggaggaggtgaagaagctgGTGGCCCAACACAAACAGCTCATCTCCCAGACCAAGAAGAAACAGTGG TGTTACAACTGTGAGGAGGAGGCCATGTACCACTGCTGCTGGAACACCTCGTACTGCTCCATCAAGTGTCAGCAGGAGCACTGGCACGCCGACCACAAACGAACCTGCCGCCGGAAGAGATGA
- the zmynd11 gene encoding zinc finger MYND domain-containing protein 11 isoform X4 — protein MEDREHGALQNKRAVVMNKEIMSRVVKKRQADPKVVQYVWASIEVIRNQKQIANMDRISKYLSRVYSMHPKETARQLSLAVKDGLVVETLTVGCKGSKAGIEQEGYWLPGEEMPSQFPMNQDWEAESHDWYCFECHLPGDILTCDNCFRVYHLKCLSDECKPRDGGSHWQCVACRGSKKKNLNKQDMCKYLRFIVQRMKERAVDLNKKGKDIKHPMYRRLIHTALDVSNIQENLSEGKYKNFDEFKADAQLIVHNTSILYGVHSDQAEIARLLFSDTCHELNELLLCKNCFYLSNARPDNWFCYPCSPSHDLVWAKMKGFGYWPAKVLQREDNQVDVRFFGHQHQRAWIPADNIQDIKVSVQQLQVKRSSGWKKACEELEVYQRFLREGRYWKTKMEESSLPHHQQSQSQQQQPLQEVEEEEEDDVVEEEEEEEGGGGGGGGAGGAARPDRPDRPDRPQRTDEAESSISSTSNEQVRHLKGSQEPKAKKSRRSQMVEPKEEASVSLFVNNPTDPEPEMEAVSSSQEIPVSSAPQQPEKLSVSTQTKKASGGSPRTLHRGTQTSSDGACQNMCHEKYTKVFNDVKEMMKADNKRETERVVREALEKLRAEMEEEKRQAVTKAVAGSQAEMERKCKQVKEKCKEELVEEVKKLVAQHKQLISQTKKKQWCYNCEEEAMYHCCWNTSYCSIKCQQEHWHADHKRTCRRKR, from the exons ATGGAGGACCGTGAACATGGCGCCCTCCAAAACAAACGAGCAG TCGTCATGAATAAGGAAATCATGTCACGTGTGGTGAAGAAGAGGCAGGCAGACCCCAAGGTGGTCCAGTATGTGTGGGCGTCCATTGAGGTCATCCGCAACCAGAAACAAATCGCAAATATGGACAGGATCTCCAA GTACCTGAGTCGTGTTTATAGTATGCACCCTAAGGAGACAGCCAGACAGCTGAGCCTGGCGGTTAAGGACGGCCTGGTGGTCGAGACCCTCACGGTTGGTTGCAAGGGCTCAAAAGCCGGCATTGAGCAGGAAGGCTACTGGCTACCGGGGGAGGAAATGCCAAGTCAATTCCCAATGAATCAG GACTGGGAGGCAGAAAGCCACGACTGGTACTGCTTCGAGTGTCACCTACCGGGCGACATCCTCACGTGTGACAACTGCTTCCGAGTCTATCATCTCAAGTGTCTGTCGGACGAGTGCAAGCCCAGAGATGGAGGATCTCACTGGCAGTGCGTCGCCTGCAGG gGCAGTAAAAAGAAGAACCTGAACAAACAGGACATGTGTAAATACCTGCGTTTCATCGTCCAGCGTATGAAGGAGCGG GCAGTGGACCTGAACAAGAAAGGCAAAGACATTAAACATCCCATGTACAGACGGCTGATCCACACTGCACTGGACGTGTCCAACATCCAAGAG AACCTGTCTGAGGGAAAGTATAAGAACTTTGATGAGTTCAAAGCAGACGCTCAGCTGATTGTTCACAACACTTCCATCTTGTATGGAG TTCACAGCGACCAGGCAGAGATCGCCCGGTTGCTCTTCAGCGACACATGTCACGAG TTGAACGAGTTGTTGTTGTGTAAGAACTGCTTCTACCTGTCGAACGCCCGGCCCGACAACTGGTTCTGTTACCCCTGT AGCCCCAGTCATGACCTGGTCTGGGCGAAGATGAAGGGTTTTGGCTACTGGCCGGCCAAAGTCCTGCAGCGGGAGGACAACCAGGTGGACGTGCGCTTCTTCGGACACCAGCACCAGAG AGCCTGGATTCCTGCAGACAACATACAGGACATCAAGGTGAgtgtccagcagctgcaggtgaagCGCAGCAGTGGTTGGAAGAAGGCTTGCGAGGAGCTTGAGGTCTACCAGCGTTTCCTGAGGGAGGGACGCTactggaaaacaaagatggaggaaaGCAGCCTGCCGCACCATCAACAGAGCcagagccagcagcagcagccactgcaggaagtggaggaggaggaagaggacgatgtggtggaggaggaggaagaggaggagggtggtggtggtggtggtggtggcgctGGTGGAGCCGCGAGACCAGACAGACCAGACAGACCAGACAGACCACAGCGGACAGACGAAGCCGAGTCGAGCATCTCGTCCACGAGCAACGAGCAGGTCCGACAT ctcaagGGCAGTCAGGAGCCCAAGGCGAAGAAGAGTCGTCGGTCTCAAATGGTTGAGCCCAAAGAGGAAGCCAGTGTAAGTTTGTTTGTCAACAATCCAACG gacCCGGAGCCCGAGATGGAGGCGGTGAGCTCCAGCCAGGAGATCCCCGTGTCCTCGGCGCCGCAGCAGCCGGAGAAGCTGTCGGTGTCGACTCAGACCAAGAAGGCCAGCGGGGGGTCGCCGCGCACTCTGCACCGCGGCACCCAGACCAGCAGCGACGGCGCCTGCCAGAACATGTGCCACGAGAAATACACCAAGGTCTTCAACGACGTGAAGGAGATGATGAAGGCCGACAACAAGAGGGAAACGGAGAGGGTCGTCCGAGAAGCTCTGGAAAAG CTCCgtgcagagatggaggaggagaagcgtcaGGCGGTGACGAAGGCGGTGGCCGGATCTCAAgcggagatggagaggaagtgtaagcaggtgaaggagaagtgtaaagaggagctggtggaggaggtgaagaagctgGTGGCCCAACACAAACAGCTCATCTCCCAGACCAAGAAGAAACAGTGG TGTTACAACTGTGAGGAGGAGGCCATGTACCACTGCTGCTGGAACACCTCGTACTGCTCCATCAAGTGTCAGCAGGAGCACTGGCACGCCGACCACAAACGAACCTGCCGCCGGAAGAGATGA